GCCTATATGGTATGGTGCGCACATGTACCATCAGCTCGGCTTCCCAGGAACTGTGCCCATACGCTCGGACGTTTTGAAGGAATACGTTAAGGACGTTATAAGAGGTCTCGTGAATGCCGGTTTCAAGAAGATAATAATTCTGAACGCTCACGGCCAGCAGTGGGTTCTGGTGGGCGCGTTACATGACATAGTTCCTGAGGTCAGGGTGTTTGTGGCTGTAGCGACCCTCTGGGAGCTTGCTAGGAGGACCATCAACGAAGTTTGTGAGGAGCCCTTCAAACACGCTGACGAGTGTGAGACGTCGATATCCCTCGCCCTCTACCCTGAGTTGGTGGACATGAGTAAGGCCGGTAAGGAGAAGTCGCCGACCTTCATAGACTCGAAATACCTCGGCGGCACGACCTACATGCCTGAGGAGGGAGGGTTCCCGCACCACAACATATCGGCGTTCTACTTCCAGAAGGAGACGCTTAAGTTGGGAATCCTCGGCGACGCGACTAAGGCCACTAGGGAGAAGGGAATGAAGATAGTGGAGGACGCGGTCAACAGACTGGCTGAATTCATCCGAGATCTCCTCCAGAAATTCCCGCCTGGAACCAGTCCCTTCTCGAGATAGGACCTTTAAACATCGGCCCTCACTCTGCGGAACGAAATTCACAGCCGTAAGGTTTTAGTCCTCCCCCACGTCCTTGAGCACTTCAGGACTAACGACATACTGAATCAGTGTCTTGATCCTCCTTCGCAACTCCATCAGCTGAACCGGGTATAAGTACAGTGGGGTGGAGCACTCAACACTTAATATCCTGGCTAAAAGCTTAGCAGCCACCTCGTCCCTTACGACGGCCGTAGTGGTTGTCTGACTGGGGAGCAACTCAACGTAGATCGGTAGCATCAGCTTCTCGGATTCCCCGCCTAACTCAGCCTTAGCGTACAGAAGCTCAGACCTGCGGAACATGTGCACACCGCCGTCCATCGTGAGGACATGCGGATACTCCTCGTTGAGGAGTGTAGGGAGTGGCTTTCTCTTACTGGCTATGTAGCTGTTGGCGATCCTCAACTCATCCCTGAGCAGGTGCTCATACAGCCTGTCCTCCTCCACACTCAACCCCCTGCAGGAATGAATCTGCGAAACT
This window of the Zestosphaera sp. genome carries:
- a CDS encoding DUF61 family protein, with protein sequence MEEDRLYEHLLRDELRIANSYIASKRKPLPTLLNEEYPHVLTMDGGVHMFRRSELLYAKAELGGESEKLMLPIYVELLPSQTTTTAVVRDEVAAKLLARILSVECSTPLYLYPVQLMELRRRIKTLIQYVVSPEVLKDVGED
- a CDS encoding creatininase family protein; translation: MPAKRLWEMKWTELKDYAERVCDVAIVPVGSIEQHGPHSPLGVDALNAWKVAELVSERTGAVVAPPIWYGAHMYHQLGFPGTVPIRSDVLKEYVKDVIRGLVNAGFKKIIILNAHGQQWVLVGALHDIVPEVRVFVAVATLWELARRTINEVCEEPFKHADECETSISLALYPELVDMSKAGKEKSPTFIDSKYLGGTTYMPEEGGFPHHNISAFYFQKETLKLGILGDATKATREKGMKIVEDAVNRLAEFIRDLLQKFPPGTSPFSR